A single genomic interval of Prionailurus viverrinus isolate Anna chromosome A2, UM_Priviv_1.0, whole genome shotgun sequence harbors:
- the ABCB8 gene encoding mitochondrial potassium channel ATP-binding subunit isoform X1 — protein sequence MLVHLFRVGIRGGPVPGRLILPLRFQTFAAVRCSDGRHSSYLLRAVAQLRSQLRAHLLRAPPAPSQRPSAWRWVGGILLGPVLLSKCPRLCLVALCEAEEAPPACSRPCVGDSRFNWKLFWQFLRPHLLVLAAAIVLALGAALVNVQIPLLLGQLVEIVAKYTRDHVGSFLTESRNLSTYLLILYGIQGLLTFGYLVLLSRIGERMAVDMRRALFSNLLRQDIAFFDAKKTGQLVSRLTADVQEFKSSFKLVISQGLRSCTQVAGCLVSLSMLSPRLTLLLMVATPILMGVGTLMGSALRKLSRQCQEQIARATGVADEALGNVRTVRAFAMEHREEERYGAELEGSRCKAEELGRGIALFQGLSNIAFNCMVLGTLFIGGSLVAGQELTGGDLMSFLVASQTVQRSMANLSVLFGQVVRGLSAGARVFEYMTLSPCIPLAGGCCIPREHLRGAVTFHNVCFSYPCRPGFQVLEDFSLTLPPGKIVALVGQSGGGKTTVASLLERFYDPTAGIVTLDGRDLRTLDPSWLRGQVIGFISQEPVLFGTTIMENIRFGKLGASDEEVYAAAREANAHEFITSFPEGYNTVVGERGATLSGGQKQRLAIARALIKQPTVLILDEATSALDSESERVVQEALDRASTGRTVLVIAHRLSTVRGAHHIVVMAHGQVCEVGTHEELLKKGGLYAELIRRQALDVPAPEMPRGPRNRHPKS from the exons GTGCTCTGATGGCCGCCACAGCTCCTACCTCCTCAGGGCTGTGGCCCAGCTGCGCTCCCAGCTCCGGGCTCACCTCCTTCGAGCGCCTCCAGCTCCCAGCCAAAGACCCTCTGCCTGGCGCTGGGTCGGGGGCATCCTTCTGGGCCCCGTGCTGTTGAGTAAGTGCCCCCGCCTCTGCCTTGTGGCGCTGTGTGAGGCAGAAGAGGCCCCTCCTGCCTGCTCCAGACCTTGTGTCGGGGATTCCCGCTTTAACTGGAAGCTCTTCTGGCAGTTTCTGCGCCCCCACCTGCTGGTCCTGGCGGCAGCCATCGTG ctggcACTGGGTGCGGCCCTGGTGAATGTGCAGATCCCCCTGCTCCTGGGCCAGCTGGTGGAGATTGTGGCCAAGTACACAAGGGACCATGTGGGCAGCTTCCTGACTGAGTCCCGGAATCTCAGCACCTACCTGCTCATCCTCTATGGCATTCAG GGCCTGCTGACCTTCGGGTACCTGGTATTGCTGTCCCGCATCGGCGAGCGCATGGCCGTGGACATGCGGAGGGCCCTCTTCAGCAACCTGCTTCG ACAAGATATTGCTTTCTTCGATGCTAAAAAGACAGGGCAGCTGGTGAGCCGACTGACAGCTGATGTGCAAGAGTTTAAATCATCTTTCAAACTCGTCATCTCCCAG GGACTGCGAAGCTGCACCCAGGTGGCTGGCTGCCTGGTGTCCCTGTCCATGCTGTCCCCCCGCCTCACGCTGCTGCTGATGGTGGCCACACCCATTCTTATGGGAGTTGGCACCCTAATGGGCTCAGCTCTCCGAAAGTTGTCTCGCCAGTGTCAGGAGCAG ATTGCAAGGGCGACAGGCGTAGCAGATGAGGCCCTGGGCAACGTTCGGACCGTGCGGGCCTTCGCCATGGAGCATCGGGAAGAGGA ACGCTACGGAGCAGAGCTGGAGGGGTCCCGCTGTAAGGCagaggagctgggcaggggcatcGCCTTGTTCCAGGGGCTCTCCAACATTGCCTTCAACT GCATGGTCTTAGGCACTCTGTTTATTGGGGGCTCCCTCGTGGCTGGACAGGAGCTGACAGGGGGAGACCTCATGTCCTTCCTGGTGGCCTCCCAGACGGTGCAGAG GTCCATGGCCAACCTCTCTGTCCTGTTCGGCCAG GTGGTGCGGGGGCTCAGTGCGGGTGCCCGGGTGTTTGAGTACATGACTCTGAGCCCGTGCATTCCGCTGGCTGGGGGCTGCTGCATCCCCAGAGAACACCTGCGCGGGGCCGTCACGTTCCACAACGTCTGCTTCAG TTACCCCTGCCGCCCCGGCTTCCAGGTGCTCGAAGACTTCAGCCTCACGCTGCCCCCTGGCAAGATCGTGGCCCTCGTGGGCCAGTCCGGCGGAG GAAAGACCACGGTGGCTTCCCTGCTCGAGCGCTTCTACGACCCCACGGCCGGCATAGTGACCCTGGATGGGCGGGACCTGCGAACCCTCGATCCCTCCTGGCTCCGAGGCCAGGTCATCGGCTTCATCAGCCAG GAGCCAGTCCTGTTCGGAACGACGATCATGGAGAACATCCGTTTTGGGAAGCTGGGTGCCTCGGATGAAGAGGTTTACGCAGCTGCCCGGGAGGCCAATGCCCACGAGTTCATCACCAGCTTCCCCGAGGGCTACAACACCGTAGTCG GTGAGCGGGGTGCAACCCTGTCTGGTGGCCAGAAGCAGCGCCTAGCCATTGCCCGTGCCCTCATCAAGCAGCCCACGGTGCTGATCCTGGACGAGGCAACCAGCGCACTAGACTCAGAGTCCGAGCGGGTCGTGCAGGAGGCCCTGGACCGCGCCAGCACTGGCCGCACGGTGTTGGTCATCGCACACCGGCTCAGCACCGTGCGTGGGGCCCACCACATCGTCGTCATGGCCCACGGCCAAGTCTGTGAG gtGGGAACCCATGAAGAGCTCCTAAAGAAGGGTGGGCTCTATGCGGAGCTCATCCGGAGACAGGCCCTGGATGTCCCAGCTCCCGAGATGCCCAGAGGCCCCAGGAACCGCCACCCCAAGTCCTGA
- the ABCB8 gene encoding mitochondrial potassium channel ATP-binding subunit isoform X2, producing MRVKLPLPAAPVFTSHHVGALISGRNSGWPCPRQADTTPPLPDIRGRQLALGAALVNVQIPLLLGQLVEIVAKYTRDHVGSFLTESRNLSTYLLILYGIQGLLTFGYLVLLSRIGERMAVDMRRALFSNLLRQDIAFFDAKKTGQLVSRLTADVQEFKSSFKLVISQGLRSCTQVAGCLVSLSMLSPRLTLLLMVATPILMGVGTLMGSALRKLSRQCQEQIARATGVADEALGNVRTVRAFAMEHREEERYGAELEGSRCKAEELGRGIALFQGLSNIAFNCMVLGTLFIGGSLVAGQELTGGDLMSFLVASQTVQRSMANLSVLFGQVVRGLSAGARVFEYMTLSPCIPLAGGCCIPREHLRGAVTFHNVCFSYPCRPGFQVLEDFSLTLPPGKIVALVGQSGGGKTTVASLLERFYDPTAGIVTLDGRDLRTLDPSWLRGQVIGFISQEPVLFGTTIMENIRFGKLGASDEEVYAAAREANAHEFITSFPEGYNTVVGERGATLSGGQKQRLAIARALIKQPTVLILDEATSALDSESERVVQEALDRASTGRTVLVIAHRLSTVRGAHHIVVMAHGQVCEVGTHEELLKKGGLYAELIRRQALDVPAPEMPRGPRNRHPKS from the exons ctggcACTGGGTGCGGCCCTGGTGAATGTGCAGATCCCCCTGCTCCTGGGCCAGCTGGTGGAGATTGTGGCCAAGTACACAAGGGACCATGTGGGCAGCTTCCTGACTGAGTCCCGGAATCTCAGCACCTACCTGCTCATCCTCTATGGCATTCAG GGCCTGCTGACCTTCGGGTACCTGGTATTGCTGTCCCGCATCGGCGAGCGCATGGCCGTGGACATGCGGAGGGCCCTCTTCAGCAACCTGCTTCG ACAAGATATTGCTTTCTTCGATGCTAAAAAGACAGGGCAGCTGGTGAGCCGACTGACAGCTGATGTGCAAGAGTTTAAATCATCTTTCAAACTCGTCATCTCCCAG GGACTGCGAAGCTGCACCCAGGTGGCTGGCTGCCTGGTGTCCCTGTCCATGCTGTCCCCCCGCCTCACGCTGCTGCTGATGGTGGCCACACCCATTCTTATGGGAGTTGGCACCCTAATGGGCTCAGCTCTCCGAAAGTTGTCTCGCCAGTGTCAGGAGCAG ATTGCAAGGGCGACAGGCGTAGCAGATGAGGCCCTGGGCAACGTTCGGACCGTGCGGGCCTTCGCCATGGAGCATCGGGAAGAGGA ACGCTACGGAGCAGAGCTGGAGGGGTCCCGCTGTAAGGCagaggagctgggcaggggcatcGCCTTGTTCCAGGGGCTCTCCAACATTGCCTTCAACT GCATGGTCTTAGGCACTCTGTTTATTGGGGGCTCCCTCGTGGCTGGACAGGAGCTGACAGGGGGAGACCTCATGTCCTTCCTGGTGGCCTCCCAGACGGTGCAGAG GTCCATGGCCAACCTCTCTGTCCTGTTCGGCCAG GTGGTGCGGGGGCTCAGTGCGGGTGCCCGGGTGTTTGAGTACATGACTCTGAGCCCGTGCATTCCGCTGGCTGGGGGCTGCTGCATCCCCAGAGAACACCTGCGCGGGGCCGTCACGTTCCACAACGTCTGCTTCAG TTACCCCTGCCGCCCCGGCTTCCAGGTGCTCGAAGACTTCAGCCTCACGCTGCCCCCTGGCAAGATCGTGGCCCTCGTGGGCCAGTCCGGCGGAG GAAAGACCACGGTGGCTTCCCTGCTCGAGCGCTTCTACGACCCCACGGCCGGCATAGTGACCCTGGATGGGCGGGACCTGCGAACCCTCGATCCCTCCTGGCTCCGAGGCCAGGTCATCGGCTTCATCAGCCAG GAGCCAGTCCTGTTCGGAACGACGATCATGGAGAACATCCGTTTTGGGAAGCTGGGTGCCTCGGATGAAGAGGTTTACGCAGCTGCCCGGGAGGCCAATGCCCACGAGTTCATCACCAGCTTCCCCGAGGGCTACAACACCGTAGTCG GTGAGCGGGGTGCAACCCTGTCTGGTGGCCAGAAGCAGCGCCTAGCCATTGCCCGTGCCCTCATCAAGCAGCCCACGGTGCTGATCCTGGACGAGGCAACCAGCGCACTAGACTCAGAGTCCGAGCGGGTCGTGCAGGAGGCCCTGGACCGCGCCAGCACTGGCCGCACGGTGTTGGTCATCGCACACCGGCTCAGCACCGTGCGTGGGGCCCACCACATCGTCGTCATGGCCCACGGCCAAGTCTGTGAG gtGGGAACCCATGAAGAGCTCCTAAAGAAGGGTGGGCTCTATGCGGAGCTCATCCGGAGACAGGCCCTGGATGTCCCAGCTCCCGAGATGCCCAGAGGCCCCAGGAACCGCCACCCCAAGTCCTGA
- the ASIC3 gene encoding acid-sensing ion channel 3 isoform X3, producing the protein MKPHPGPEEARRPASDIRVFASSCTMHGLGHVFGPGGLTPRRGLWAAAVLLSLAAFLYQVAERVRYYGEFHHETALDERESHRLTFPAITLCNINPLRRSRLTPNDLHWAGPALLGVEPAEHAAFLRALGRPPAPPGFMPSPTFDMARLYARAGHALEEMLLDCRYRGWPCGPENFTVIFTRMGQCYTFNSGADGAELLTTPKGGMGNGLEIMLDVQQDEYLPVWRDMEETPFEVGVRVQIHSQEEPPTIDQLGFGAAPGYQTFVSCQQQRLSFLPPPWGDCSSAPLDPDFEPEPSGPLGPPSPSPGPQAPYSLMGCRLACEARYVARKCGCRMMHMPGGAPVCSPQQYKDCADPALDAMLRKDACTCPNPCASTRYAKELSMVRIPSRAAARYLARKHNRSEAYIVENVLVLDIFFEALNYETVEQKKAYEVSELLGDIGGQMGLFIGASLLTILEILDYLCEVFQDRVLGYFWNRKHSQRHSSTNLLQEGLGSHGTQVPHLSLGPRPPTPPCAVTKTLSASHRTCYLVTRL; encoded by the exons ATGAAGCCCCATCCTGGGCCAGAGGAGGCCCGGCGGCCAGCTTCGGACATCCGCGTGTTCGCCAGCAGCTGCACGATGCATGGGCTGGGCCACGTCTTCGGCCCTGGGGGCCTGACGCCTCGCCGAGGGCTCTGGGCCGCAGCCGTGCTCCTGTCGCTGGCCGCCTTCCTCTACCAGGTGGCTGAGAGGGTGCGCTACTACGGGGAGTTCCACCATGAGACAGCCCTGGACGAGCGCGAAAGCCACCGGCTCACCTTCCCCGCCATCACCCTGTGCAACATCAACCCACTGCGCCGCTCACGCCTCACGCCCAACGACCTGCACTGGGCCGGGCCCGCGCTGCTGGGCGTGGAGCCCGCTGAGCATGCCGCCTTCCTGCGCGCCCTGGGccggccccccgcgccccccggcTTCATGCCCAGTCCCACCTTCGACATGGCTCGACTGTACGCCAGGGCCGGACACGCCCTGGAGGAAATGCTGCTGGATTGCCGCTACAGAGGCTGGCCGTGCGGTCCTGAGAACTTCACCGTG ATCTTCACCCGGATGGGTCAGTGCTACACCTTTAACTCCGGTGCGGATGGGGCAGAGCTGCTCACCACTCCCAAGGGCGGCATGGGCAACGGGCTGGAGATCATGCTGGATGTGCAGCAGGATGAGTATCTTCCCGTGTGGAGGGACATGG AGGAGACCCCGTTCGAGGTGGGGGTCCGAGTGCAGATCCACAGCCAGGAGGAGCCGCCCACCATCGACCAGCTGGGCTTCGGGGCAGCCCCCGGCTACCAGACCTTCGTGTCCTGCCAGCAACAGCGA CTGAGCTTCCTGCCACCACCCTGGGGTGACTGCAGCTCCGCACCTCTGGACCCCGACTTTGAGCCGGAACCTTCTGGTCCCCTAggtcctcccagccccagcccaggcccccaaGCCCCCTATAGTCTGATGGGGTGTCGCCTGGCCTGTGAGGCCCGCTATGTGGCTCGGAAGTGTGGCTGCCGAATGATGCATATGCCAG GCGGGGCGCCAGTGTGCAGCCCCCAGCAATACAAGGACTGCGCGGACCCGGCGCTGG ACGCCATGCTGCGGAAGGACGCGTGCACCTGCCCCAACCCCTGCGCCAGCACGCGCTACGCCAAGGAGCTCTCCATGGTGCGGATCCCGAGCCGCGCCGCCGCCCGCTACCTGGCCCGGAAACACAACCGCAGCGAGGCCTACATTGT AGAGAACGTGCTCGTGCTGGACATCTTCTTTGAGGCCCTCAACTATGAGACCGTGGAGCAGAAAAAGGCCTATGAAGTGTCAGAACTgctcg GTGACATTGGGGGCCAGATGGGGCTGTTCATCGGGGCCAGCCTGCTCACCATCCTTGAGATCCTGGACTACCTCTGTGAG GTGTTCCAAGACAGGGTCCTGGGATACTTCTGGAACCGGAAGCACTCCCAAAGGCACTCTAGCACCAATCTG ctTCAGGAAGGGCTGGGCAGCCATGGAACCCAAGTTCCCCACCTCAGCCTGGGCCCCAG gccccccacccctccctgtgcCGTCACCAAGACTCTGTCTGCCTCCCACCGCACCTGCTACCTCGTCACACGGCTCTAG
- the ASIC3 gene encoding acid-sensing ion channel 3 isoform X1 has translation MKPHPGPEEARRPASDIRVFASSCTMHGLGHVFGPGGLTPRRGLWAAAVLLSLAAFLYQVAERVRYYGEFHHETALDERESHRLTFPAITLCNINPLRRSRLTPNDLHWAGPALLGVEPAEHAAFLRALGRPPAPPGFMPSPTFDMARLYARAGHALEEMLLDCRYRGWPCGPENFTVIFTRMGQCYTFNSGADGAELLTTPKGGMGNGLEIMLDVQQDEYLPVWRDMEETPFEVGVRVQIHSQEEPPTIDQLGFGAAPGYQTFVSCQQQRLSFLPPPWGDCSSAPLDPDFEPEPSGPLGPPSPSPGPQAPYSLMGCRLACEARYVARKCGCRMMHMPGGAPVCSPQQYKDCADPALDAMLRKDACTCPNPCASTRYAKELSMVRIPSRAAARYLARKHNRSEAYIVENVLVLDIFFEALNYETVEQKKAYEVSELLGDIGGQMGLFIGASLLTILEILDYLCEVFQDRVLGYFWNRKHSQRHSSTNLAPHPSLCRHQDSVCLPPHLLPRHTALDLASVSSGLHLDILGGPSLHMSLPSSPQIKF, from the exons ATGAAGCCCCATCCTGGGCCAGAGGAGGCCCGGCGGCCAGCTTCGGACATCCGCGTGTTCGCCAGCAGCTGCACGATGCATGGGCTGGGCCACGTCTTCGGCCCTGGGGGCCTGACGCCTCGCCGAGGGCTCTGGGCCGCAGCCGTGCTCCTGTCGCTGGCCGCCTTCCTCTACCAGGTGGCTGAGAGGGTGCGCTACTACGGGGAGTTCCACCATGAGACAGCCCTGGACGAGCGCGAAAGCCACCGGCTCACCTTCCCCGCCATCACCCTGTGCAACATCAACCCACTGCGCCGCTCACGCCTCACGCCCAACGACCTGCACTGGGCCGGGCCCGCGCTGCTGGGCGTGGAGCCCGCTGAGCATGCCGCCTTCCTGCGCGCCCTGGGccggccccccgcgccccccggcTTCATGCCCAGTCCCACCTTCGACATGGCTCGACTGTACGCCAGGGCCGGACACGCCCTGGAGGAAATGCTGCTGGATTGCCGCTACAGAGGCTGGCCGTGCGGTCCTGAGAACTTCACCGTG ATCTTCACCCGGATGGGTCAGTGCTACACCTTTAACTCCGGTGCGGATGGGGCAGAGCTGCTCACCACTCCCAAGGGCGGCATGGGCAACGGGCTGGAGATCATGCTGGATGTGCAGCAGGATGAGTATCTTCCCGTGTGGAGGGACATGG AGGAGACCCCGTTCGAGGTGGGGGTCCGAGTGCAGATCCACAGCCAGGAGGAGCCGCCCACCATCGACCAGCTGGGCTTCGGGGCAGCCCCCGGCTACCAGACCTTCGTGTCCTGCCAGCAACAGCGA CTGAGCTTCCTGCCACCACCCTGGGGTGACTGCAGCTCCGCACCTCTGGACCCCGACTTTGAGCCGGAACCTTCTGGTCCCCTAggtcctcccagccccagcccaggcccccaaGCCCCCTATAGTCTGATGGGGTGTCGCCTGGCCTGTGAGGCCCGCTATGTGGCTCGGAAGTGTGGCTGCCGAATGATGCATATGCCAG GCGGGGCGCCAGTGTGCAGCCCCCAGCAATACAAGGACTGCGCGGACCCGGCGCTGG ACGCCATGCTGCGGAAGGACGCGTGCACCTGCCCCAACCCCTGCGCCAGCACGCGCTACGCCAAGGAGCTCTCCATGGTGCGGATCCCGAGCCGCGCCGCCGCCCGCTACCTGGCCCGGAAACACAACCGCAGCGAGGCCTACATTGT AGAGAACGTGCTCGTGCTGGACATCTTCTTTGAGGCCCTCAACTATGAGACCGTGGAGCAGAAAAAGGCCTATGAAGTGTCAGAACTgctcg GTGACATTGGGGGCCAGATGGGGCTGTTCATCGGGGCCAGCCTGCTCACCATCCTTGAGATCCTGGACTACCTCTGTGAG GTGTTCCAAGACAGGGTCCTGGGATACTTCTGGAACCGGAAGCACTCCCAAAGGCACTCTAGCACCAATCTG gccccccacccctccctgtgcCGTCACCAAGACTCTGTCTGCCTCCCACCGCACCTGCTACCTCGTCACACGGCTCTAGACCTGGCATCTGTGTCTTCCGGGCTGCACCTTGACATCTTGGGCGGGCCCAGCCTGCACATGTCTCTGCCCTCTTCACCCCAAATAAAGTTCTAG
- the ASIC3 gene encoding acid-sensing ion channel 3 isoform X2 codes for MKPHPGPEEARRPASDIRVFASSCTMHGLGHVFGPGGLTPRRGLWAAAVLLSLAAFLYQVAERVRYYGEFHHETALDERESHRLTFPAITLCNINPLRRSRLTPNDLHWAGPALLGVEPAEHAAFLRALGRPPAPPGFMPSPTFDMARLYARAGHALEEMLLDCRYRGWPCGPENFTVIFTRMGQCYTFNSGADGAELLTTPKGGMGNGLEIMLDVQQDEYLPVWRDMEETPFEVGVRVQIHSQEEPPTIDQLGFGAAPGYQTFVSCQQQRLSFLPPPWGDCSSAPLDPDFEPEPSGPLGPPSPSPGPQAPYSLMGCRLACEARYVARKCGCRMMHMPGGAPVCSPQQYKDCADPALDAMLRKDACTCPNPCASTRYAKELSMVRIPSRAAARYLARKHNRSEAYIVENVLVLDIFFEALNYETVEQKKAYEVSELLGDIGGQMGLFIGASLLTILEILDYLCEVFQDRVLGYFWNRKHSQRHSSTNLLQEGLGSHGTQVPHLSLGPSAVVWVSPGPPPLPVPSPRLCLPPTAPATSSHGSRPGICVFRAAP; via the exons ATGAAGCCCCATCCTGGGCCAGAGGAGGCCCGGCGGCCAGCTTCGGACATCCGCGTGTTCGCCAGCAGCTGCACGATGCATGGGCTGGGCCACGTCTTCGGCCCTGGGGGCCTGACGCCTCGCCGAGGGCTCTGGGCCGCAGCCGTGCTCCTGTCGCTGGCCGCCTTCCTCTACCAGGTGGCTGAGAGGGTGCGCTACTACGGGGAGTTCCACCATGAGACAGCCCTGGACGAGCGCGAAAGCCACCGGCTCACCTTCCCCGCCATCACCCTGTGCAACATCAACCCACTGCGCCGCTCACGCCTCACGCCCAACGACCTGCACTGGGCCGGGCCCGCGCTGCTGGGCGTGGAGCCCGCTGAGCATGCCGCCTTCCTGCGCGCCCTGGGccggccccccgcgccccccggcTTCATGCCCAGTCCCACCTTCGACATGGCTCGACTGTACGCCAGGGCCGGACACGCCCTGGAGGAAATGCTGCTGGATTGCCGCTACAGAGGCTGGCCGTGCGGTCCTGAGAACTTCACCGTG ATCTTCACCCGGATGGGTCAGTGCTACACCTTTAACTCCGGTGCGGATGGGGCAGAGCTGCTCACCACTCCCAAGGGCGGCATGGGCAACGGGCTGGAGATCATGCTGGATGTGCAGCAGGATGAGTATCTTCCCGTGTGGAGGGACATGG AGGAGACCCCGTTCGAGGTGGGGGTCCGAGTGCAGATCCACAGCCAGGAGGAGCCGCCCACCATCGACCAGCTGGGCTTCGGGGCAGCCCCCGGCTACCAGACCTTCGTGTCCTGCCAGCAACAGCGA CTGAGCTTCCTGCCACCACCCTGGGGTGACTGCAGCTCCGCACCTCTGGACCCCGACTTTGAGCCGGAACCTTCTGGTCCCCTAggtcctcccagccccagcccaggcccccaaGCCCCCTATAGTCTGATGGGGTGTCGCCTGGCCTGTGAGGCCCGCTATGTGGCTCGGAAGTGTGGCTGCCGAATGATGCATATGCCAG GCGGGGCGCCAGTGTGCAGCCCCCAGCAATACAAGGACTGCGCGGACCCGGCGCTGG ACGCCATGCTGCGGAAGGACGCGTGCACCTGCCCCAACCCCTGCGCCAGCACGCGCTACGCCAAGGAGCTCTCCATGGTGCGGATCCCGAGCCGCGCCGCCGCCCGCTACCTGGCCCGGAAACACAACCGCAGCGAGGCCTACATTGT AGAGAACGTGCTCGTGCTGGACATCTTCTTTGAGGCCCTCAACTATGAGACCGTGGAGCAGAAAAAGGCCTATGAAGTGTCAGAACTgctcg GTGACATTGGGGGCCAGATGGGGCTGTTCATCGGGGCCAGCCTGCTCACCATCCTTGAGATCCTGGACTACCTCTGTGAG GTGTTCCAAGACAGGGTCCTGGGATACTTCTGGAACCGGAAGCACTCCCAAAGGCACTCTAGCACCAATCTG ctTCAGGAAGGGCTGGGCAGCCATGGAACCCAAGTTCCCCACCTCAGCCTGGGCCCCAG CGCAGTGGTCTGGGTCTCaccaggccccccacccctccctgtgcCGTCACCAAGACTCTGTCTGCCTCCCACCGCACCTGCTACCTCGTCACACGGCTCTAGACCTGGCATCTGTGTCTTCCGGGCTGCACCTTGA
- the CDK5 gene encoding cyclin-dependent kinase 5 isoform X2, translated as MQKYEKLEKIGEGTYGTVFKAKNRETHEIVALKRVRLDDDDEGVPSSALREICLLKELKHKNIVRLHDVLHSDKKLTLVFEFCDQDLKKYFDSCNGDLDPEIVKSFLFQLLKGLGFCHSRNVLHRDLKPQNLLINRNGELKLADFGLARAFGIPVRCYSAEVVTLWYRPPDVLFGAKLYSTSIDMWSAGCIFAELANAGRPLFPGNDVDDQLKRIFRLLGTPTEEQWPAMTKLPDYKPYPMYPATTSLVNVVPKLNATGRDLLQNLLKCNPVQRISAEEALQHPYFSDFCPP; from the exons ATGCAGAAATACGAGAAACTCGAGAAGATTGGGGAAG GCACCTATGGAACAGTATTCAAGGCCAAAAACCGAGAGACCCATGAGATTGTGGCTCTGAAACGGGTGAGGCTGGATGACGATGATGAG GGAGTGCCGAGCTCAGCCCTTCGGGAAATCTGCCTACTCAAAGAGCTGAAGCACAAGAACATCGTCAG gCTTCATGACGTCCTGCATAGCGACAAGAAGCTGACTTTGGTTTTTGAGTTCTGTGACCAG GACCTTAAGAAGTATTTCGACAGCTGCAATGGTGACCTAGATCCTGAAATTGTAAAG TCCTTCCTCTTCCAGCTGCTGAAAGGCCTGGGATTCTGTCACAGCCGCAATGTACTGCACAGGGACCTGAAGCCCCAGAACCTGCTGATAAACAGG AACGGGGAGCTGAAATTGGCCGATTTTGGCTTGGCTCGAGCCTTTGGGATCCCAGTTCGCTGTTACTCAGCTGAG GTGGTCACGCTGTGGTACCGCCCACCGGATGTCCTCTTTGGGGCCAAGCTGTACTCCACGTCCATCGACATGTGGTCGGCCGGCTGCATCTTTGCAG AGCTGGCCAACGCGGGGCGGCCTCTTTTCCCGGGCAATGACGTAGACGACCAGTTGAAGAGAATCTTCCG GCTTCTGGGGACACCAACCGAGGAGCAGTGGCCTGCCATGACCAAGCTGCCAGACTATAAG ccctACCCGATGTACCCGGCCACAACGTCCCTGGTGAATGTCGTACCCAAGCTCAATGCCACAGGGAGGGACCTTCTACAG AACCTCCTGAAATGTAACCCCGTCCAGCGCATCTCGGCAGAGGAAGCCCTGCAACACCCCTACTTCTCCGACTTCTGCCCCCCGTAG
- the CDK5 gene encoding cyclin-dependent kinase 5 isoform X1 — protein sequence MQKYEKLEKIGEGTYGTVFKAKNRETHEIVALKRVRLDDDDEGVPSSALREICLLKELKHKNIVRLHDVLHSDKKLTLVFEFCDQDLKKYFDSCNGDLDPEIVKLPSRRSDALPLPPLSTPQSFLFQLLKGLGFCHSRNVLHRDLKPQNLLINRNGELKLADFGLARAFGIPVRCYSAEVVTLWYRPPDVLFGAKLYSTSIDMWSAGCIFAELANAGRPLFPGNDVDDQLKRIFRLLGTPTEEQWPAMTKLPDYKPYPMYPATTSLVNVVPKLNATGRDLLQNLLKCNPVQRISAEEALQHPYFSDFCPP from the exons ATGCAGAAATACGAGAAACTCGAGAAGATTGGGGAAG GCACCTATGGAACAGTATTCAAGGCCAAAAACCGAGAGACCCATGAGATTGTGGCTCTGAAACGGGTGAGGCTGGATGACGATGATGAG GGAGTGCCGAGCTCAGCCCTTCGGGAAATCTGCCTACTCAAAGAGCTGAAGCACAAGAACATCGTCAG gCTTCATGACGTCCTGCATAGCGACAAGAAGCTGACTTTGGTTTTTGAGTTCTGTGACCAG GACCTTAAGAAGTATTTCGACAGCTGCAATGGTGACCTAGATCCTGAAATTGTAAAG CTTCCTTCCAGAAGGTCTGATGCTCTCCCCCTgccacccctctccaccccacagTCCTTCCTCTTCCAGCTGCTGAAAGGCCTGGGATTCTGTCACAGCCGCAATGTACTGCACAGGGACCTGAAGCCCCAGAACCTGCTGATAAACAGG AACGGGGAGCTGAAATTGGCCGATTTTGGCTTGGCTCGAGCCTTTGGGATCCCAGTTCGCTGTTACTCAGCTGAG GTGGTCACGCTGTGGTACCGCCCACCGGATGTCCTCTTTGGGGCCAAGCTGTACTCCACGTCCATCGACATGTGGTCGGCCGGCTGCATCTTTGCAG AGCTGGCCAACGCGGGGCGGCCTCTTTTCCCGGGCAATGACGTAGACGACCAGTTGAAGAGAATCTTCCG GCTTCTGGGGACACCAACCGAGGAGCAGTGGCCTGCCATGACCAAGCTGCCAGACTATAAG ccctACCCGATGTACCCGGCCACAACGTCCCTGGTGAATGTCGTACCCAAGCTCAATGCCACAGGGAGGGACCTTCTACAG AACCTCCTGAAATGTAACCCCGTCCAGCGCATCTCGGCAGAGGAAGCCCTGCAACACCCCTACTTCTCCGACTTCTGCCCCCCGTAG